From the Candida dubliniensis CD36 chromosome 2, complete sequence genome, the window GGTGATAGTTGTTTCTCATAATTATCGTCTAATGATGACCAGATGGTAATGGATTGTCAATAACAACACCATTCTTTACTTTACCACCATCTACCCATCCACCATATTCAAGTTGTTCACCATTGTGTTTTTGTTGGAATTCTTTAATTCTATCCACCATAACTGGTCtaaatgatttgattaaacCTTGAACTGGCCAAGCTGCAGCATCACCCAAAGCACAAATAGTGTGaccttcaatttctttagtCAATTCAAAAATCATATCGATTTCCTTTTCAGTGGCTTGACCAGTATAAAATCTATCCATCATTCTTTGTAACCAAGTGGTACCTTCACGACATGGAGTACATTGACCACAAGATTCATGTTTATAGAAATGAGAAAATCTTTGAATTGCCCTTATAATATCGGTTTGTTTATTCATAACAATAACAGCAGCAGTACCTAATCCGGATCCAACATCTCTTAAGGCATCATAATCCATTAAAACATTATCACATGTTTCTTTAGGCATAATAGGTACCGAAGATCCACCAGGAATAACCCCTAATAAATTATCCCAACCTCCAACAATACCACCACAATgtttttctaataattctttcaatgGGATTGacatttcttcttcaacagTACATGGTTCATTGACATGACCAGAaatacaaaacaatttaGTTCCGGAATTTCTTTCACGACCAAATGAAGCAAACCAATCACCACCTCTTCTCAAAATAGTTGGAGCAACTGATACACTTTCAACATTGGCAACAGTAGTTGGTCTACCAAATAAACCAACACCAGCTGGGAAAGGTGGTTTCAATCTTGGTTTACCGGCTTTACCTTCGATAGATTCAATTAAAGCAGTTTCTTCACCACAAATATAGGCACCCATACCACGATGGATATAAACATCAAAATCATAACCTGATCCACATGCATTTTTACCAATCAATCCTGCTTTATAAGCTTCATTAATGGCATTTTGTAAAACAACTGTTTCATTATAAAATTCACCtctaatataaatataagcAGCAGTGGCATTCATAGCTCTACCAGCCAATAAACAACCTTCAACCAATTTATGAGGATCTTTTCTAATGATTTCTCTATCTTTACAAGTACCAGGTTCTCCTTCATCAGCATTAACAACTAAATATCTTGGTCCAACATTTTTTTCCCAACCAGGTGGATTCATAAATGACCATTTTAATCCTGAAGGGAAACCAGCACCTCCACGACCTCTTAATCCGGATTTTTTCATCTCATCAATAATCCATTTATCTCCTTTTAATATGATTTCTTTGGTTTTATACCAATCACCCATTTTTTGAGCTGATTT encodes:
- the NDH51 gene encoding NADH dehydrogenase complex I subunit, putative (In C. albicans: subunit of nicotinamide adenine dinucleotide dehydrogenase complex I, of the mitochondrial electron transport chain; required for wild-type filamentous growth; alkaline downregulated.), translated to MLSNFKIKPPRTLLRGLATAAADPAANPNRVHGGLKDQDRIFQNVYGTYGHDLKSAQKMGDWYKTKEIILKGDKWIIDEMKKSGLRGRGGAGFPSGLKWSFMNPPGWEKNVGPRYLVVNADEGEPGTCKDREIIRKDPHKLVEGCLLAGRAMNATAAYIYIRGEFYNETVVLQNAINEAYKAGLIGKNACGSGYDFDVYIHRGMGAYICGEETALIESIEGKAGKPRLKPPFPAGVGLFGRPTTVANVESVSVAPTILRRGGDWFASFGRERNSGTKLFCISGHVNEPCTVEEEMSIPLKELLEKHCGGIVGGWDNLLGVIPGGSSVPIMPKETCDNVLMDYDALRDVGSGLGTAAVIVMNKQTDIIRAIQRFSHFYKHESCGQCTPCREGTTWLQRMMDRFYTGQATEKEIDMIFELTKEIEGHTICALGDAAAWPVQGLIKSFRPVMVDRIKEFQQKHNGEQLEYGGWVDGGKVKNGVVIDNPLPSGHH